A window from Saccharomyces cerevisiae S288C chromosome XIII, complete sequence encodes these proteins:
- the TAF11 gene encoding TATA-binding protein-associated factor TAF11 (TFIID subunit (40 kDa); involved in RNA polymerase II transcription initiation, similar to histone H3 with atypical histone fold motif of Spt3-like transcription factors) — protein sequence MTEPQGPLDTIPKVNYPPILTIANYFSTKQMIDQVISEDQDYVTWKLQNLRTGGTSINNQLNKYPKYKYQKTRINQQDPDSINKVPENLIFPQDILQQQTQNSNYEDTNTNEDENEKLAQDEQFKLLVTNLDKDQTNRFEVFHRTSLNKTQVKKLASTVANQTISENIRVFLQAVGKIYAGEIIELAMIVKNKWLTSQMCIEFDKRTKIGYKLKKYLKKLTFSIIENQQYKQDYQSDSVPEDEPDFYFDDEEVDKRETTLGNSLLQSKSLQQSDHNSQDLKLQLIEQYNKLVLQFNKLDVSIEKYNNSPLLPEHIREAWRLYRLQSDTLPNAYWRTQGEGQGSMFR from the coding sequence ATGACCGAACCTCAAGGTCCTTTGGACACCATCCCGAAAGTGAACTATCCGCCAATACTGACAATAGCAAACTATTTTTCCACAAAACAAATGATTGACCAAGTCATCAGTGAGGACCAGGACTACGTTACGTGGAAATTGCAAAACCTGCGAACGGGTGGTACATCAATCAACAACcaattaaataaatatccAAAATACAAATACCAGAAAACCAGGATAAATCAGCAAGACCCGGACTCTATCAACAAAGTCCCAGAAAACCTGATCTTTCCACAAGACATTTTACAACAGCAAACACAAAATAGCAATTACGAAGACACCAATACCaacgaagatgaaaatgaaaaacttgCGCAGGACGAACAATTCAAGCTCTTGGTAACCAACTTGGATAAAGATCAAACTAATCGGTTTGAAGTTTTCCATAGAACATCCCTAAACAAAACCCAGGTCAAAAAACTGGCTAGCACAGTAGCTAATCAAACTATAAGTGAAAATATTCGTGTTTTTCTGCAAGCGGTGGGAAAAATATACGCTGGTGAGATAATCGAATTGGCCATGATTGTGAAGAATAAGTGGTTGACAAGTCAAATGTGCATAGAGTTTGATAAGAGGACCAAAATAGGCtataaattgaaaaaatatctaaaaaaattgactTTCTCCATCATAGAAAACCAGCAATACAAGCAAGATTATCAATCCGATAGCGTTCCCGAAGACGAACCTGATTTCTACTTcgacgatgaagaagtaGACAAGCGCGAAACTACGCTGGGCAACTCGTTGCTACAGTCCAAATCCTTACAGCAATCAGACCATAATTCACAGGACTTGAAGCTACAACTCATCGAGCAGTACAATAAGCTCGTCCTCCAATTCAACAAACTAGATGTAAGCATCGAGAAATATAACAACAGTCCCTTATTGCCCGAACACATCCGTGAGGCGTGGAGACTCTACCGTCTGCAGTCGGACACTTTGCCTAACGCTTACTGGAGAACTCAAGGAGAAGGGCAGGGATCCATGTTCAGATAG